From a region of the Oryza sativa Japonica Group chromosome 6, ASM3414082v1 genome:
- the LOC4340439 gene encoding pantothenate kinase 1, with translation MGGLRVDLSGAEIRVDPACGAAADDGGSPPVFLPRQPAAPPLLALDIGGTLIKLVYTASCGGGGAELRFAKFERRRMQECFDFVRAQGLVHRNGSTMGSSKENIALKASGGGAYKYTEDFREKLGVCLDKVDEMDSVVSGANFLLQSVPGAAFTHMNGKKSSVDISPNNLFPYLLVNIGSGVSILKVTGNRKFERVTGTHIGGGTMFGLAKLLTGCKSYDEFLQLSQKGDNFVLDLIVKDICGELVCQKQGLSTSTLASSFGKVITSKKKLTDYRPEDLASTLLSAFTYNIAQISFLVASILHLRRVFFGGSYIRGHKSTMQNISYAIDFWSQSKMQAVFLQHEGYLGALGALMSYGDSGDKNMNLEEMKEEENIHESATPIDETSTDEHNDGNIFPYLLVNIGSGVSMIEVTGNGKFERIIGSHLGGGTILGLARLLTGCSSYDEFLELSQRGNNLAVDLTVGDIYGEHGYPKIGLPASTTAASFGKVSSSRLSEYKVEDLAAALLNSFTYNIGQIAYFVANLSGLKRIFFRGAYICGHEKTMDKISHSLKYWSKGQVQTTFLCHEGFLGTLGAFWSYENMGIDGLAAHEVIREVLLGAPYTGQLPSLPLTHQQDNGEDTTIEGEVERLRHDNAVLKAELERLQRENTELKAKLVKSGKPNTFYH, from the exons ATGGGTGGGCTTCGTGTCGACCTCTCCGGCGCGGAGATCCGCGTGGACCCCGcgtgcggcgccgccgccgacgatggcgGGAGCCCGCCCGTGTTCCTCCCCCGCCAGCCCGCCGCGCCCCCGCTCCTCGCGCTCGACATCGGAG GGACTCTGATAAAGCTGGTGTACACGGCGAgctgcggtggcggaggcgcggAGCTGCGGTTCGCCAAGTTCGAGAGGCGGAGGATGCAGGAGTGCTTCGACTTCGTCAGGGCGCAGGGTCTCGTCCACCGCAATG GATCAACTATGGGTTCAAGCAAAGAAAATATAGCATTGAAG GCCTCAGGTGGTGGAGCATATAAATATACTGAAGATTTTCGTGAGAAATTAGGAGTTTGTCTTGACAAGGTTGATGAAATGGATAGTGTTGTTTCTGGAGCAAACTTTTTGTTACAG AGTGTTCCTGGAGCAGCCTTCACACACATGAATGGAAAGAAAAGTTCTGTTGATATTTCCCCAAATAACTTGTTTCCTTACCTTCTTGTCAACATTGGCTCTGGAGTTAGCATATTAAAG GTCACTGGAAATAGGAAATTTGAAAGGGTAACTGGGACACATATTGGTGGCGGAACAATGTTTGGTTTAGCAAAACTTTTAACAGGCTGTAAGAG TTATGACGAGTTCTTACAATTAAGCCAGAAAGGGGACAATTTTGTTCTTGATCTAATTGTGAAGGATATATGTGGGGAACTTGTTTGCCAGAAG CAAGGACTTTCAACTTCAACTCTTGCTTCTAGTTTTGGGAAAGTTATCACTTCTAAGAAGAAGTTAACAGATTACAGACCTGAAGATCTAGCATCCACATTGTTGAGCGCTTTTACCTATAACATTGCACAA ATTTCTTTCCTTGTTGCATCAATCTTGCATCTCAGAAGAGTGTTCTTTGGTGGATCTTATATACGTGGACATAAGAGCACGATGCAAAATATTTCTTATGCAATTGACTTCTG GTCGCAGAGTAAAATGCAAGCTGTCTTCTTGCAACATGAAGGGTATTTAGGAGCTCTTGGTGCCTTAATGAGTTATGGTGATTCTGGAGATAAAAACATGAACCTTGAGGAAATGAAAGAGGAG GAGAACATCCATGAATCAGCAACACCTATTGATGAGACATCAACAGATGAACATAATGATGGAAACATATTTCCTTATCTCCTTGTTAATATTGGATCAGGTGTCAGCATGATAGAG GTAACTGGAAATGGGAAGTTTGAGCGGATTATAGGATCTCACCTAGGTGGGGGCACTATCCTTGGTCTGGCGAGGCTTTTGACTGGTTGTTCAAG ttaTGATGAATTCTTGGAGTTGAGCCAGAGAGGCAATAATTTAGCTGTTGATTTGACTGTTGGTGACATATATGGGGAGCATGGTTACCCAAAG ATTGGTCTTCCTGCGTCCACTACTGCAGCTAGCTTTGGAAAAGTGAGTTCAAGTAGACTTTCGGAATACAAAGTAGAGGATCTTGCGGCAGCTCTATTGAATTCTTTCACCTACAACATTGGGCAG ATAGCCTACTTTGTAGCTAATCTTTCTGGTCTGAAGAGAATTTTCTTCCGAGGTGCTTATATCTGTGGCCATGAGAAGACTATGGACAAGATTTCCCATTCCCTCAAGTATTG GTCCAAAGGCCAAGTTCAAACAACATTTCTGTGCCATGAGGGGTTCTTGGGAACACTAGGTGCATTTTGGAGCTATGAGAACATGGGTATTGACGGCTTGGCAGCACATGAAGTCATAAGGGAGGTCTTGCTTGGCGCTCCTTACACTGGGCAGCTTCCATCTCTGCCTCTGACTCACCAACAGGACAAT GGAGAAGATACGACCATTGAAGGAGAAGTAGAACGGCTTCGACATGACAATGCTGTGCTGAAGGCTGAGCTTGAACGGTTACAAAGGGAGAACACAGAGCTCAAAGCGAAGCTGGTAAAATCTGGCAAACCAAATACCTTTTATCATTAA
- the LOC4340439 gene encoding pantothenate kinase 1 isoform X1 — MGGLRVDLSGAEIRVDPACGAAADDGGSPPVFLPRQPAAPPLLALDIGGTLIKLVYTASCGGGGAELRFAKFERRRMQECFDFVRAQGLVHRNGSTMGSSKENIALKASGGGAYKYTEDFREKLGVCLDKVDEMDSVVSGANFLLQSVPGAAFTHMNGKKSSVDISPNNLFPYLLVNIGSGVSILKVTGNRKFERVTGTHIGGGTMFGLAKLLTGCKSYDEFLQLSQKGDNFVLDLIVKDICGELVCQKQGLSTSTLASSFGKVITSKKKLTDYRPEDLASTLLSAFTYNIAQVSFCSIFTYNIAQISFLVASILHLRRVFFGGSYIRGHKSTMQNISYAIDFWSQSKMQAVFLQHEGYLGALGALMSYGDSGDKNMNLEEMKEEENIHESATPIDETSTDEHNDGNIFPYLLVNIGSGVSMIEVTGNGKFERIIGSHLGGGTILGLARLLTGCSSYDEFLELSQRGNNLAVDLTVGDIYGEHGYPKIGLPASTTAASFGKVSSSRLSEYKVEDLAAALLNSFTYNIGQIAYFVANLSGLKRIFFRGAYICGHEKTMDKISHSLKYWSKGQVQTTFLCHEGFLGTLGAFWSYENMGIDGLAAHEVIREVLLGAPYTGQLPSLPLTHQQDNGEDTTIEGEVERLRHDNAVLKAELERLQRENTELKAKLVKSGKPNTFYH; from the exons ATGGGTGGGCTTCGTGTCGACCTCTCCGGCGCGGAGATCCGCGTGGACCCCGcgtgcggcgccgccgccgacgatggcgGGAGCCCGCCCGTGTTCCTCCCCCGCCAGCCCGCCGCGCCCCCGCTCCTCGCGCTCGACATCGGAG GGACTCTGATAAAGCTGGTGTACACGGCGAgctgcggtggcggaggcgcggAGCTGCGGTTCGCCAAGTTCGAGAGGCGGAGGATGCAGGAGTGCTTCGACTTCGTCAGGGCGCAGGGTCTCGTCCACCGCAATG GATCAACTATGGGTTCAAGCAAAGAAAATATAGCATTGAAG GCCTCAGGTGGTGGAGCATATAAATATACTGAAGATTTTCGTGAGAAATTAGGAGTTTGTCTTGACAAGGTTGATGAAATGGATAGTGTTGTTTCTGGAGCAAACTTTTTGTTACAG AGTGTTCCTGGAGCAGCCTTCACACACATGAATGGAAAGAAAAGTTCTGTTGATATTTCCCCAAATAACTTGTTTCCTTACCTTCTTGTCAACATTGGCTCTGGAGTTAGCATATTAAAG GTCACTGGAAATAGGAAATTTGAAAGGGTAACTGGGACACATATTGGTGGCGGAACAATGTTTGGTTTAGCAAAACTTTTAACAGGCTGTAAGAG TTATGACGAGTTCTTACAATTAAGCCAGAAAGGGGACAATTTTGTTCTTGATCTAATTGTGAAGGATATATGTGGGGAACTTGTTTGCCAGAAG CAAGGACTTTCAACTTCAACTCTTGCTTCTAGTTTTGGGAAAGTTATCACTTCTAAGAAGAAGTTAACAGATTACAGACCTGAAGATCTAGCATCCACATTGTTGAGCGCTTTTACCTATAACATTGCACAAGTGAGTTTTTGTTCGATCTTTACCTATAACATTGCACAA ATTTCTTTCCTTGTTGCATCAATCTTGCATCTCAGAAGAGTGTTCTTTGGTGGATCTTATATACGTGGACATAAGAGCACGATGCAAAATATTTCTTATGCAATTGACTTCTG GTCGCAGAGTAAAATGCAAGCTGTCTTCTTGCAACATGAAGGGTATTTAGGAGCTCTTGGTGCCTTAATGAGTTATGGTGATTCTGGAGATAAAAACATGAACCTTGAGGAAATGAAAGAGGAG GAGAACATCCATGAATCAGCAACACCTATTGATGAGACATCAACAGATGAACATAATGATGGAAACATATTTCCTTATCTCCTTGTTAATATTGGATCAGGTGTCAGCATGATAGAG GTAACTGGAAATGGGAAGTTTGAGCGGATTATAGGATCTCACCTAGGTGGGGGCACTATCCTTGGTCTGGCGAGGCTTTTGACTGGTTGTTCAAG ttaTGATGAATTCTTGGAGTTGAGCCAGAGAGGCAATAATTTAGCTGTTGATTTGACTGTTGGTGACATATATGGGGAGCATGGTTACCCAAAG ATTGGTCTTCCTGCGTCCACTACTGCAGCTAGCTTTGGAAAAGTGAGTTCAAGTAGACTTTCGGAATACAAAGTAGAGGATCTTGCGGCAGCTCTATTGAATTCTTTCACCTACAACATTGGGCAG ATAGCCTACTTTGTAGCTAATCTTTCTGGTCTGAAGAGAATTTTCTTCCGAGGTGCTTATATCTGTGGCCATGAGAAGACTATGGACAAGATTTCCCATTCCCTCAAGTATTG GTCCAAAGGCCAAGTTCAAACAACATTTCTGTGCCATGAGGGGTTCTTGGGAACACTAGGTGCATTTTGGAGCTATGAGAACATGGGTATTGACGGCTTGGCAGCACATGAAGTCATAAGGGAGGTCTTGCTTGGCGCTCCTTACACTGGGCAGCTTCCATCTCTGCCTCTGACTCACCAACAGGACAAT GGAGAAGATACGACCATTGAAGGAGAAGTAGAACGGCTTCGACATGACAATGCTGTGCTGAAGGCTGAGCTTGAACGGTTACAAAGGGAGAACACAGAGCTCAAAGCGAAGCTGGTAAAATCTGGCAAACCAAATACCTTTTATCATTAA
- the LOC4340441 gene encoding uncharacterized protein, whose amino-acid sequence MVDMAEAAASMSPELAAALAKVAVFAVVQALVYLILRKSSGVFSPDRTAAAGSRSLSFRPMRSMSVRRFLAALSDVPVGVTEDGGSPAPAPAPPHRGPADLAE is encoded by the coding sequence ATGGTCGacatggcggaggcggcggcgtccatgtcgccggagctcgccgcggcGCTGGCGAAGGTGGCCGTGTTCGCGGTCGTGCAGGCGCTGGTGTACCTCATCCTGCGCAAGTCGTCGGGCGTCTTCTCCCCGgacaggacggcggcggcggggtcgaggTCCCTCAGCTTCCGGCCGATGCGGAGCATGAGCGTCCGCCGCTTCCTGGCGGCGCTCTCCGACGTCCCCGTCGGCGTCACGGAGGACGgtggctcgccggcgccggcgccggcgccgccgcatcgcgGGCCTGCAGACCTTGCCGAGTAG